Proteins co-encoded in one Salvia splendens isolate huo1 chromosome 4, SspV2, whole genome shotgun sequence genomic window:
- the LOC121799076 gene encoding uncharacterized protein LOC121799076 has translation MARFAKITTQNPLSNKNRSTNRFIMTALASRKSSGPVIRSGSPSPSFNRHIPAQSPLPRNASSFASASTSAAFASSRSLGRPASPTRVNLHSYTTPSLSFSLDRSGSRNQTVSFSSRSEKPPVRPAPQRRTCMCSPTNHPGSFRCSLHKAAAAAAGSRAPPCGSSSRLILRRSAMKNSLVRIGTVEGELVMRALAALIRPSSHSQRRRGEFRPSPSRLSAMSKD, from the coding sequence ATGGCTAGGTTTGCCAAAATCACCACTCAAAATCCTCTCTCTAACAAAAACCGCTCAACAAACCGGTTCATAATGACAGCTCTTGCATCTCGTAAATCAAGCGGACCGGTCATCCGGTCCGGTTCCCCTTCCCCATCATTCAACCGCCACATTCCCGCCCAATCGCCGCTGCCCCGCAACGCTTCCTCCTTTGCCTCGGCTTCCACCTCCGCTGCCTTCGCCTCGTCGCGCTCCCTAGGCAGACCGGCCTCCCCGACCCGCGTTAACCTCCACAGCTACACAACCCCGTCGCTCAGCTTCTCGCTAGATCGGTCCGGTTCACGGAACCAGACCGTATCATTCTCAAGCCGGTCCGAGAAGCCCCCGGTCCGCCCGGCTCCTCAGAGGAGGACGTGTATGTGCTCACCCACGAATCACCCCGGTTCGTTCCGATGCAGCTTGCACAaagctgccgccgccgccgccggctcGCGCGCGCCGCCGTGCGGGAGCTCTAGCCGGCTGATTCTGCGGCGGTCGGCTATGAAGAATTCGCTGGTGCGGATCGGCACCGTGGAGGGGGAATTGGTGATGAGAGCGCTGGCGGCGCTGATCCGCCCCTCCTCCCACAGCCAGCGGCGCCGCGGCGAGTTCCGGCCAAGCCCTAGCCGGCTATCGGCCATGTCGAAGGATTGA
- the LOC121799121 gene encoding protein CHLORORESPIRATORY REDUCTION 6, chloroplastic: protein MAASIRPLYPPSCPLKHSSSPQSIIKSHSPFSLSESHRPISVSTSVSFNPSGNYDLSLFEEEDAAKAPPPMPPKQGRFEVVIDNDAIARLDLSPFHAATGVTSAKEKAEELLERSVGFTINFVRADENDPRELSEFPEIRLWFVRLDAVYPWLPLVLDWRAGELARYAAMLVPHQMSLRMGVVFNPEALELFVVQKVFVVYTWLKENDVAMPRLKAKDMARMLGFGIGDDLFDLVDQNPL, encoded by the exons ATGGCAGCTTCCATACGACCTCTTTATCCACCTTCTTGTCCACTCAAACACTCCTCCTCTCCTCAATCCATAATCAAATCTCACTCACCGTTTTCTCTCTCTGAATCGCACCGCCCAATCTCCGTTTCCACTTCTGTATCATTCAATCCGTCCGGAAACTACGACCTCTCTCTCTTCGAAGAAGAAG ATGCGGCCAAAGCCCCGCCGCCGATGCCGCCGAAGCAAGGCAGGTTCGAAGTCGTCATCGACAACGACGCCATCGCCCGCCTCGATTTGTCTCCGTTCCACGCCGCCACCGGCGTAACCTCAG CGAAGGAGAAGGCGGAGGAGCTGCTGGAACGTAGCGTGGGGTTTACGATCAACTTCGTTAGGGCGGACGAGAATGATCCTCGAGAGCTATCGGAGTTTCCAGAGATTAGGCTGTGGTTTGTGAGGCTCGACGCTGTGTATCCATGGCTGCCTCTGGTTTTGGACTGGAGAGCAGGGGAGCTTGCACGCTACGCTGCAATGCTTGTACCTCACCAG ATGAGTTTGCGAATGGGAGTGGTGTTCAATCCAGAGGCGCTGGAGTTGTTTGTGGTGCAAAAGGTTTTTGTTGTGTACACGTGGCTGAAGGAGAATGATGTTGCGATGCCTAGATTGAAGGCTAAGGATATGGCGAGGATGCTTGGGTTTGGAATTGGAGATGATCTGTTTGATTTGGTTGACCAAAACCCCTTATAA